Below is a genomic region from Candidatus Latescibacterota bacterium.
CCAACTCAAAGGATCCATCTATCTGCTCTCCGGTTACCCGAAACGGCTTCGACGGTGTCAGCTCGTTCAGTTCAAAAAGCCTGTTGAGTATCTTCTCGAGTTCTAGTCCTGCCCTTTGCCGATTATCTGAATCATGGAGCGATAGGAATTCTCGCTTGAGCCCTTCAAGACTCTGGCTGCGAGCCGATCGCGCCGTCGCTCCCAAGCGCTCCTCATTACGAACCTGTTTTACACGAGATGCAGCACGCACTCCACCATCGACTGAAAGTGACTCTCGAAACTCAGGGTCCCAGAGATCGGGAAACTTGAAATCAAGTTCGAGAATCAGTCCATTGATCTCGTCAATCTCCTTGGGATCTACTGGTTGACCACGTTTCTGCCGATACGTAAGTCCACAACGAACAACCTCAAGGATGAGGGGCTCAAACCTCCCACGACGAAACTCAAGTGTCCGCTCAAGGAGAGCGGTGATCATGGGCAGTTTACTCCCTGGCTGCCAAAAGTCGCCGACACCGACCTTCTCCGCGACAGTCTTATATGAGACGTGCCCTTTCCAGTTAGCATTGCCAGATCCTGGG
It encodes:
- a CDS encoding restriction endonuclease → MALSLKHSRAARDLAQVLYDFLPGSGNANWKGHVSYKTVAEKVGVGDFWQPGSKLPMITALLERTLEFRRGRFEPLILEVVRCGLTYRQKRGQPVDPKEIDEINGLILELDFKFPDLWDPEFRESLSVDGGVRAASRVKQVRNEERLGATARSARSQSLEGLKREFLSLHDSDNRQRAGLELEKILNRLFELNELTPSKPFRVTGEQIDGSFELDHEIYLFEAKWTQDPIPASDLYVFRGKIEGKSKFTRGVFLTMNGISQPALEAVVTGKQPTFFIMDGYDLMMLLEDNLPLVEFLRRRQRFLAERGKVAVQFRDLFGS